In a genomic window of Puniceicoccus vermicola:
- a CDS encoding Gfo/Idh/MocA family protein has product MKACKKTLRVALVGVSGYAHWHYNMLIALADAGRITLRACVIINQEEESARCEKLESMGSRLYGDFDQMLAEEGSELDLCCIPTGIRLHRSMTIAALDRDMHVLVEKPAAGSLEEVRQMQVARDRSGRQVFVGFQNMYADDLLHVKDLLVSRMLGAILRIKVQVCWPRPESYYTRNDWAGRLVVAGCPVFDSPANNAMAHFIMMALFWAGPTRSTMAAWSDLEAHLYRSQEIESFDTLSAKLRTQSGAEILWNMTHSSSELLRPEIVVECERGAIIWREDEGGRVCFTEDSTEPDIVFDPFPETRQVMFRKVVNVVTGSGEFVCDLDMASSHTRFIEELHRISRIQQVCGDRILERMEEGKSYRYVSGLTEMIRSAHATGTLLPQISSPSLVR; this is encoded by the coding sequence ATGAAAGCTTGCAAGAAAACTCTGAGAGTGGCTCTGGTCGGTGTTTCCGGTTACGCTCATTGGCATTACAACATGCTGATCGCTTTGGCCGACGCCGGTCGCATCACACTGCGGGCGTGTGTGATAATCAATCAGGAAGAAGAGTCCGCTCGTTGTGAAAAATTGGAGTCGATGGGCTCTCGGTTGTACGGCGATTTCGATCAGATGTTAGCGGAGGAGGGATCGGAGCTCGACCTCTGCTGTATCCCAACCGGAATTCGCCTCCACCGTTCTATGACAATAGCCGCGCTGGATCGGGATATGCACGTCTTGGTTGAGAAACCGGCAGCGGGCAGTTTGGAGGAGGTTCGTCAGATGCAAGTTGCGCGCGATCGTTCGGGGAGGCAGGTATTCGTGGGCTTTCAAAATATGTATGCCGACGATCTTCTCCATGTTAAAGATCTCTTGGTTTCGCGTATGTTGGGGGCGATTCTTAGAATCAAGGTTCAGGTCTGCTGGCCCCGCCCGGAGAGCTATTATACTCGGAACGATTGGGCCGGGAGATTGGTTGTCGCTGGCTGCCCGGTTTTTGATTCTCCCGCGAATAATGCGATGGCTCATTTCATCATGATGGCCCTTTTCTGGGCGGGACCGACGCGTTCGACGATGGCGGCTTGGTCGGATCTTGAGGCTCATCTATACCGTTCGCAGGAGATAGAGAGTTTCGATACTTTATCCGCAAAGCTGAGGACGCAGTCCGGGGCGGAGATACTCTGGAACATGACCCATTCCTCCTCCGAACTGCTAAGGCCCGAAATTGTCGTCGAATGTGAACGAGGAGCCATCATCTGGCGCGAGGATGAGGGTGGGCGTGTCTGTTTCACCGAGGATTCGACAGAACCCGATATTGTTTTCGACCCATTTCCCGAAACTCGCCAGGTGATGTTTCGCAAAGTCGTCAACGTTGTGACCGGATCCGGCGAGTTTGTTTGCGATCTCGATATGGCTTCGAGCCATACGAGATTTATTGAAGAACTCCATCGTATCTCTCGGATCCAGCAAGTTTGTGGAGACCGGATACTGGAACGAATGGAAGAGGGAAAATCCTACCGATATGTCTCCGGTCTCACCGAAATGATTCGGAGTGCGCATGCTACGGGAACACTGCTGCCTCAAATTTCCTCACCATCGCTAGTTCGATAG
- a CDS encoding alpha/beta hydrolase — translation MKSRTRIVSLFCLLWTTHCVVSGDEQQTGLMWEREFLYEAPEVFEAPEEFLESAEFDDLPDGVRALRFEGLPWRGEETRVFAFLGIPEEASERHPVPGVVLIHGAGGTAFARWVKRWMDRGYAAIALDLDGGIPLGTYSHWKRNPSGGPRRGDVQQLGWPLEDQWMYQAVGDTILAHSLISSFPEVDSARIGATGISWGGVVLSNVAGVDPRLKFAVPVYGCGFIADDFDDGSSFVGRSATASQREEWTRLWDPMNRLPDAEMPMLWIAGVNDFAFTPRVRKLSYELAPGTVAVSLRLQMGHSQGRGEAPAEVYAFADNIVKEGKPLPQFLRQGVEEDVGWAEFEFEVSLKRAELCYTLDNGKWQDRVWQSVPAEVDLKTGRVSAPIPPEATVYYFNVTDERGLVVSSVHVEP, via the coding sequence ATGAAATCGAGAACGAGAATAGTCTCCCTGTTTTGTCTGCTATGGACTACGCACTGTGTGGTATCCGGTGACGAGCAGCAAACGGGCCTCATGTGGGAGCGGGAATTCCTCTACGAAGCGCCCGAGGTCTTCGAAGCACCGGAGGAATTTCTGGAATCGGCGGAATTCGACGATTTGCCCGACGGCGTGCGGGCTCTCCGGTTTGAGGGTCTGCCGTGGAGAGGTGAGGAAACCCGTGTATTTGCGTTTCTGGGAATCCCGGAGGAAGCGAGCGAGCGTCACCCCGTACCGGGGGTCGTATTGATTCACGGTGCGGGTGGCACTGCCTTTGCGCGGTGGGTAAAGCGCTGGATGGATCGTGGATATGCGGCGATCGCGCTTGATTTGGACGGTGGTATTCCTTTGGGCACATATAGCCATTGGAAGAGAAACCCATCGGGAGGTCCTCGGCGGGGGGACGTGCAGCAGTTGGGATGGCCCCTTGAAGATCAATGGATGTATCAGGCTGTGGGCGACACGATTTTAGCCCATTCGCTCATCTCTTCCTTTCCTGAGGTGGACTCGGCCCGTATTGGGGCCACCGGAATTTCCTGGGGAGGAGTCGTCCTCTCCAATGTCGCTGGGGTGGATCCTCGATTGAAGTTCGCCGTGCCCGTTTACGGCTGTGGGTTCATTGCCGACGATTTCGATGACGGATCATCTTTTGTCGGGAGGAGCGCGACTGCGAGTCAGAGAGAAGAGTGGACCCGTTTGTGGGACCCGATGAACCGGTTGCCGGATGCGGAGATGCCAATGCTCTGGATTGCCGGCGTGAACGATTTCGCGTTCACGCCACGCGTGCGCAAGCTGTCTTATGAACTGGCTCCGGGAACCGTGGCCGTTTCCCTGCGCTTACAGATGGGGCACAGTCAAGGCCGAGGCGAAGCACCGGCAGAAGTCTATGCCTTTGCGGACAATATCGTCAAAGAAGGAAAACCGCTCCCACAGTTTTTAAGACAGGGTGTGGAAGAAGACGTCGGGTGGGCGGAGTTTGAGTTTGAGGTGTCACTGAAGCGTGCCGAGCTCTGCTACACTCTGGACAACGGGAAATGGCAGGATCGTGTTTGGCAAAGCGTACCCGCTGAGGTCGACTTAAAAACGGGTCGGGTTTCGGCTCCAATTCCTCCCGAGGCGACCGTCTATTATTTCAATGTCACCGACGAGCGCGGTCTTGTCGTCAGCAGCGTTCATGTAGAGCCCTAG
- a CDS encoding glycoside hydrolase family 4 has translation MKKNPTLTLIGAGSLFFARQAIWAMHHLPGLRGGTLRLVDTDSANLERMHRLAEKTGESIDSPSRFEAYENFRDALPGSDFVVLSFSKDNAKYREIDCRISAKYGIRMCSGDTIGPGGVFRTLREYRPILEISQAVQELCPDAWLINYVNPSAIFGIMLMRTYPGKYFALCDAQHLPYQSKSYLRLMGEDPERHSELETRAAGVNHFTFLLSATFAGEDVFDRLHEAFRSHGQKEKDQGYSKGRFNNTITAQLGDVFGALPTVTGHTKEYLPYYQGRSAIQESVPPLSVFDCDERTQWTADMWSEVESYLDGSVDVAEFHKKYKSDHATDIIHTMCVEDGRCYNVNVPNRADDGSRPVPNLPEDAFLEMQCRFDAKGPHPKPVGPMPLGLRGLQMGILDCHELTVQACLQKNRQLLVRALAMDPLVNSIATAEAVLDELYEAEKSALESWVGEKTARKNSEEELVGISPKLF, from the coding sequence ATGAAGAAAAATCCCACCCTCACCCTCATCGGGGCCGGCAGTCTCTTTTTCGCCCGTCAGGCCATCTGGGCCATGCATCATCTCCCCGGACTAAGGGGCGGCACACTTCGCCTCGTCGACACCGACTCCGCAAACCTCGAGCGCATGCACCGGCTTGCCGAGAAGACCGGAGAATCCATCGATTCCCCGAGCCGTTTCGAAGCCTACGAAAATTTCCGGGATGCGCTGCCCGGATCGGATTTCGTGGTCCTCAGCTTCTCAAAGGACAATGCCAAGTATCGCGAGATCGACTGCCGGATCTCCGCGAAATACGGCATCCGCATGTGCTCGGGCGACACCATCGGACCGGGCGGCGTCTTTCGCACCCTCCGCGAGTATCGTCCGATCCTCGAGATCTCTCAGGCGGTCCAAGAACTCTGCCCGGACGCCTGGCTGATCAACTACGTCAACCCGAGTGCCATCTTCGGCATCATGCTCATGCGTACCTATCCGGGGAAGTATTTCGCCCTTTGCGACGCGCAACATTTGCCCTACCAATCGAAATCCTATCTTCGTCTGATGGGCGAAGACCCGGAGCGGCACAGCGAGCTTGAGACCCGGGCGGCGGGCGTGAATCACTTCACCTTTCTCCTCAGCGCCACCTTTGCGGGAGAGGATGTCTTCGACCGGTTGCACGAGGCCTTCCGAAGTCATGGCCAGAAAGAAAAGGACCAAGGGTATTCAAAAGGACGCTTTAACAACACGATCACCGCGCAACTCGGAGATGTCTTCGGAGCGCTACCGACGGTCACCGGGCACACCAAGGAATACCTGCCCTACTACCAAGGACGCTCCGCCATTCAGGAATCGGTGCCCCCGCTCTCGGTCTTCGACTGCGACGAGCGGACACAGTGGACCGCGGACATGTGGAGCGAAGTTGAATCGTATCTGGACGGAAGTGTGGATGTCGCCGAGTTCCACAAAAAATACAAATCGGACCACGCAACGGACATCATTCATACCATGTGTGTCGAGGATGGGCGCTGCTACAACGTCAACGTGCCCAATCGGGCCGATGATGGAAGCCGCCCAGTCCCCAACCTTCCGGAGGATGCCTTCCTCGAAATGCAGTGCCGGTTTGATGCTAAGGGCCCCCACCCCAAGCCGGTCGGTCCGATGCCCCTGGGTCTGCGTGGTCTCCAGATGGGCATACTCGACTGCCACGAACTCACGGTGCAAGCGTGCCTCCAAAAGAATCGGCAACTCCTGGTCCGGGCGTTGGCCATGGATCCACTCGTGAATTCGATTGCGACCGCCGAAGCGGTGCTCGACGAGCTCTACGAAGCAGAAAAGTCAGCACTCGAATCTTGGGTGGGCGAGAAAACCGCACGCAAGAACAGCGAGGAAGAACTCGTTGGGATCAGTCCCAAGCTTTTCTAG
- a CDS encoding helix-turn-helix transcriptional regulator yields MLQHLQTLVFRPERVPRFPATTQVRSAGEYRVGPSWEERGRRKDFHQLFWIASGEVEFRVRKEVFGTGEGEVYFYRPGEIHDVRPGRSGVHYFWLTLDSPGVDPLLAGFDFPGRRFPAGSPPTELFRSIIEALKSATPRGEMEATVTAYEILTRLAWQRRQLLPESGAGERLRNRMDAQFADPNLNIESLAEQEGMHRATVYRTFLQIHGISPSLYLQRRRLVHGLALLEQTNKTVQEIALASGYTDPNHFAKVVRRATGYGPVKFRQRGGEAL; encoded by the coding sequence ATGTTGCAGCATTTGCAGACCTTGGTCTTCCGTCCGGAACGGGTTCCCCGGTTTCCTGCGACGACTCAGGTGCGGTCGGCGGGGGAGTATCGGGTCGGACCTTCGTGGGAAGAACGGGGCCGCCGCAAAGATTTCCATCAACTCTTCTGGATTGCTTCGGGCGAGGTGGAATTTCGCGTGAGAAAGGAGGTCTTTGGGACGGGGGAAGGGGAGGTCTATTTCTATAGACCGGGTGAGATTCATGACGTTCGGCCGGGGCGGTCGGGCGTTCACTACTTCTGGCTTACCCTCGACTCTCCAGGGGTGGATCCGTTGCTGGCGGGTTTCGACTTTCCGGGCCGTCGATTTCCGGCAGGATCACCGCCGACCGAGCTCTTTCGTTCGATTATTGAGGCTTTAAAGTCGGCCACTCCCCGGGGAGAAATGGAGGCGACGGTGACTGCGTATGAGATCCTCACCCGGCTCGCCTGGCAACGGCGACAGCTTCTCCCGGAGTCGGGAGCGGGCGAGAGGCTACGCAACCGTATGGACGCCCAATTTGCCGACCCGAATTTGAATATCGAATCCTTGGCGGAGCAGGAGGGAATGCATCGGGCGACGGTCTACCGAACTTTCCTCCAGATACACGGGATATCGCCTTCGCTTTATCTACAAAGAAGGCGTCTGGTACATGGGCTGGCCCTCCTCGAACAAACGAACAAAACGGTTCAGGAGATTGCGTTGGCCTCCGGTTACACGGATCCCAACCATTTCGCCAAAGTGGTTCGTCGGGCGACGGGGTACGGCCCGGTGAAGTTTCGTCAGCGGGGAGGAGAGGCGCTGTAG
- a CDS encoding aminoacetone oxidase family FAD-binding enzyme, whose amino-acid sequence MTGTPSTSLAVIGGGAAGFYAAVTAAEANPAARVILYEKGRRFLTKVKISGGGRCNVTHHCFDPAEFSTRYPRGGRELKAAFHRWQATDTIRWFEERGMKLKAEEDGRMFPTTDNSQTVIDTLTAAAHAARVTLAPGVGVQDLHPREDGIALEFNDGSSEVFDRVCLAAGSLKGSSLPQTLERLGHTIEPLVPSLFALNVSDKRISGLAGISVPNAAVRIQGSKRWQNGPLLITHRGLSGPAILRLSAWEARTAHEAQYHFPIEVAWTGETNREKFLQSLRSGSQTAGKKKIKNAPLVALPQRLWEKLAEAAGLDLQSQWSQAPKAALQNLAQELSGALFPITGKTTNKEEFVTCGGVRRKEIDWRTMESKIIPHLHFAGECIDYDGITGGFNFQGAWTTGRIAGLTMAE is encoded by the coding sequence GTGACCGGAACTCCATCCACATCCCTCGCCGTCATTGGCGGGGGAGCCGCCGGATTCTATGCCGCCGTTACCGCCGCCGAGGCGAACCCTGCGGCCCGGGTCATTCTCTACGAAAAGGGAAGGCGCTTCCTGACCAAAGTGAAGATCTCCGGCGGAGGGCGATGTAACGTTACCCATCATTGCTTCGACCCGGCCGAGTTCTCCACCCGCTACCCTCGCGGAGGCCGCGAGCTGAAGGCCGCCTTCCATCGCTGGCAGGCCACGGACACCATTCGCTGGTTTGAGGAGCGCGGAATGAAACTCAAAGCCGAAGAGGACGGGAGAATGTTCCCGACGACCGACAATTCCCAAACCGTTATCGACACCCTCACCGCCGCCGCCCATGCCGCCAGAGTCACTCTGGCCCCCGGAGTCGGAGTCCAGGACCTCCATCCTCGGGAGGACGGCATCGCCCTCGAGTTTAACGACGGATCCTCCGAGGTTTTTGACCGAGTTTGCCTCGCTGCTGGCAGCCTCAAAGGCTCCTCCCTCCCCCAGACCCTGGAACGCCTCGGCCACACCATCGAACCCCTCGTACCCAGCCTCTTCGCCCTCAACGTTTCCGACAAGCGGATCAGCGGCCTCGCCGGAATCTCTGTTCCCAACGCCGCCGTCCGCATCCAAGGATCCAAACGCTGGCAAAACGGCCCCCTTCTCATCACCCACCGCGGCCTCAGTGGCCCCGCCATCCTCCGCCTATCGGCCTGGGAAGCCCGGACCGCCCACGAAGCCCAATACCACTTCCCCATCGAAGTTGCATGGACGGGCGAAACCAACCGCGAGAAGTTTTTACAGTCTCTTCGCTCCGGGTCGCAGACCGCCGGGAAGAAAAAAATCAAAAACGCCCCTCTCGTCGCCCTGCCCCAACGCCTTTGGGAAAAGCTAGCCGAGGCCGCCGGACTGGATTTGCAAAGCCAATGGTCGCAAGCCCCCAAAGCCGCCCTCCAGAACCTCGCCCAGGAACTCTCCGGCGCCCTCTTTCCCATCACCGGAAAGACCACTAACAAGGAAGAGTTCGTCACCTGCGGCGGCGTCCGCCGCAAAGAAATCGACTGGCGCACCATGGAGAGCAAAATCATCCCCCACCTCCACTTCGCCGGAGAATGTATCGACTACGACGGTATCACCGGCGGCTTCAACTTTCAGGGAGCCTGGACCACCGGCAGAATCGCCGGACTGACAATGGCCGAATAA
- a CDS encoding RsbRD N-terminal domain-containing protein: MNRDTSEIVSELKGQRSEILQEWLDRRQVNASREGVTLQSRKAWMDHIPKIFDQVVEALALETANKNGDGKAHGKTRLQQGFDLAEAILDLNLLEEILSDRVGECIGSCEEETFTPVAVHEINRIISLFFNHCVVESAYTYLRREDQMHQRREIQLRRRIDSLGDRLQENLKVVCASAHDLKGSNDVLVRLAEHALNNNGNGSDPKALLQALSRGLIYNQQILDDLSILSINRPPGKPEKVDAEEVIRTIGWRCALAFGDPESRIKWKRTEKLALHLHRLALERIISNLIDNAFSHGGDAPVTLEWYSSEEKENQWVFEIENEVADDLEAVDSETDVWVEEPRFLEMGLGLSVVSSLLDSLDGKLLFRLDSDRRLRIRATLAIHIETHEEPREERTAETSGSY, translated from the coding sequence ATGAACCGAGACACCTCTGAAATCGTATCCGAGCTGAAAGGCCAGCGGAGCGAGATCCTGCAGGAATGGCTGGATCGTCGACAGGTAAACGCCTCCCGCGAGGGGGTAACACTCCAGTCCCGCAAGGCGTGGATGGATCATATTCCCAAAATTTTCGATCAGGTCGTCGAGGCCCTGGCGTTGGAGACCGCCAACAAAAACGGAGACGGCAAGGCCCATGGCAAAACCCGCCTGCAGCAGGGGTTTGATCTCGCCGAAGCCATTCTCGATCTCAACCTCCTCGAAGAAATCCTTTCTGATCGAGTCGGCGAGTGCATTGGCTCTTGCGAAGAGGAAACCTTTACCCCTGTCGCGGTCCATGAGATCAATCGCATCATCTCACTCTTCTTCAACCACTGCGTCGTCGAGAGTGCCTACACTTACCTTCGCCGGGAGGATCAGATGCATCAGCGGCGAGAAATTCAGTTGCGGCGGCGGATCGACTCGCTCGGCGATCGCCTGCAGGAAAACCTGAAGGTTGTCTGCGCCTCGGCACACGACCTAAAAGGAAGCAACGACGTGCTGGTTCGCCTCGCTGAGCATGCTCTCAACAATAACGGAAATGGGTCTGACCCGAAAGCACTCCTTCAAGCGCTGTCACGGGGCCTCATCTATAACCAGCAAATTTTGGATGACCTGAGCATCCTCAGCATCAACCGCCCTCCCGGCAAACCCGAGAAGGTCGATGCCGAGGAAGTGATTCGCACGATCGGTTGGCGTTGTGCCCTGGCTTTCGGAGATCCGGAATCCCGAATCAAATGGAAAAGAACTGAAAAACTAGCCCTCCACCTCCACCGGCTCGCTCTCGAACGAATCATTTCCAATCTCATCGACAATGCATTCAGCCACGGAGGGGACGCTCCGGTCACCCTTGAATGGTATTCTTCTGAGGAGAAAGAAAACCAATGGGTCTTTGAGATCGAAAACGAAGTCGCAGATGATCTAGAAGCCGTCGACTCGGAGACCGACGTCTGGGTCGAGGAACCGCGATTCCTCGAAATGGGACTGGGGCTTTCTGTCGTTTCCAGCCTTCTCGATTCTCTCGACGGCAAACTTTTATTCCGACTGGATAGTGATCGCCGCCTCCGGATTCGCGCAACCTTGGCGATCCATATCGAGACCCATGAGGAACCGCGGGAAGAAAGAACAGCCGAAACCTCTGGATCCTACTAG
- a CDS encoding CsbD family protein: protein MNTDVLKGKWKQMSGSAQKKWGKLTDDELQQIDGEKERLIGTVQEKYGLARDEAEKQVDEWFSEHDTN from the coding sequence ATGAATACTGATGTTTTAAAAGGAAAATGGAAACAAATGTCAGGCAGTGCCCAAAAAAAATGGGGCAAACTGACCGACGATGAACTGCAACAGATCGACGGCGAAAAAGAGCGTCTGATCGGAACTGTTCAGGAAAAATACGGACTGGCCCGCGACGAAGCTGAAAAGCAAGTCGACGAATGGTTCAGCGAGCACGATACCAACTAA
- a CDS encoding DUF1328 family protein: MLGWTLIFLVLALVAGGLGFSGVAGAAAGIAKILFFIFLILLVISLIARAVKGGSPKV; the protein is encoded by the coding sequence ATGTTAGGCTGGACACTCATTTTTCTCGTACTCGCACTTGTAGCTGGAGGTCTCGGATTCTCCGGAGTCGCCGGTGCCGCAGCGGGAATCGCCAAGATTCTCTTCTTCATCTTCCTCATCCTCCTCGTAATTTCGCTCATCGCACGAGCCGTTAAAGGCGGATCGCCGAAAGTGTAA
- a CDS encoding phage holin family protein: MNPKLLKSFSRLVSLRLDIFLEEVRLVKMRTVRVVSIFAVAFVLAQLCLASLLALGIALTEGPSRIWFLSIVAGSCFLLVVILVLLAIRMSSGRLPPFAVTKSEFKKDKECLESAFKN; this comes from the coding sequence ATGAATCCCAAGCTGCTCAAAAGCTTCAGCCGTCTCGTATCCCTCCGGCTCGACATCTTCCTCGAAGAAGTTCGTCTGGTGAAGATGCGGACGGTGAGGGTCGTAAGCATCTTCGCGGTGGCCTTTGTGCTCGCTCAGCTCTGCCTCGCTTCGCTTTTGGCACTGGGGATCGCTCTCACCGAGGGTCCTTCCCGAATCTGGTTCCTCTCGATCGTCGCAGGCTCCTGCTTCCTCCTGGTGGTGATACTGGTACTCCTGGCAATCCGAATGTCTTCGGGGCGCCTTCCACCGTTCGCCGTCACTAAATCTGAATTCAAAAAGGACAAAGAATGTCTCGAATCCGCGTTCAAGAACTAA
- a CDS encoding DUF883 family protein has product MSKTAAKSQLSESREQLVDDLQKLIADAQDLAKEAKTASGEAIDEKVQAARAALSEGVDRLKVHGEAAKDKTIEYSQGVDELVRANPWKSIGIAALGGFVLSLILRKGD; this is encoded by the coding sequence ATGAGTAAGACCGCAGCAAAATCACAACTCTCTGAAAGTCGCGAACAGCTGGTCGATGACCTTCAAAAACTAATCGCAGACGCCCAGGATCTAGCCAAAGAAGCAAAGACTGCTTCCGGCGAAGCGATCGACGAAAAAGTTCAAGCCGCCCGCGCCGCTCTGAGCGAAGGAGTCGACAGGTTGAAGGTACACGGTGAAGCAGCGAAAGACAAAACGATCGAATACTCACAAGGTGTTGACGAACTCGTTCGTGCAAACCCTTGGAAGTCCATCGGAATCGCAGCTCTCGGCGGATTCGTCCTCAGCCTTATCCTCCGCAAAGGAGACTAA
- a CDS encoding DUF502 domain-containing protein: MSFEGGSKLFRNAVVTAGKGVGTLLPLLVTLYVVFLLGSLLESYFGGVLRSVMADDAYIPGLGFLFGLFFLIFLGFLIQITLLQSFLQFFEGLITRVPLLKSVYGSIRDFTEYFQSRSKSKSSSVVLFQPVESEPARLVGFRMSENVDSHIHSGDEGEWCSVYLPMSYQVGGFTVIVPASRLIELDWSFEEAMRYVITAGVKSPKREKPQDVTPVAKAEEPEAIH; encoded by the coding sequence ATGAGTTTTGAGGGAGGATCGAAGTTGTTTAGAAATGCGGTTGTGACTGCAGGGAAAGGCGTAGGGACGCTACTGCCCCTGCTGGTTACCCTGTATGTCGTTTTTCTTCTCGGCTCGCTGCTTGAGAGCTATTTCGGAGGTGTATTGAGGTCGGTCATGGCAGATGACGCTTATATACCAGGTCTTGGATTCCTGTTTGGCCTCTTTTTCCTGATTTTTCTGGGTTTTTTGATTCAGATCACGCTACTCCAATCCTTCCTTCAGTTCTTCGAAGGACTCATTACGAGAGTGCCCTTGCTGAAGTCGGTGTATGGTTCAATTCGGGACTTTACGGAGTATTTTCAATCCCGTTCCAAATCGAAGTCGAGTAGTGTTGTGCTTTTTCAGCCGGTAGAGTCTGAGCCTGCTCGCTTGGTGGGATTCCGGATGAGTGAAAACGTTGACTCGCACATCCACTCCGGTGACGAGGGAGAATGGTGCTCAGTCTACTTGCCAATGAGTTACCAAGTGGGAGGTTTTACGGTCATCGTTCCCGCAAGCCGCTTAATTGAACTCGATTGGTCTTTTGAGGAAGCGATGCGATATGTCATTACGGCGGGGGTGAAGAGTCCAAAGAGGGAAAAACCTCAGGATGTGACCCCAGTTGCGAAAGCCGAAGAGCCAGAGGCGATTCACTGA
- a CDS encoding response regulator transcription factor, which produces MGKTNDISIGIIDDHPAAVFGLSAFFEAGRGLKVNWTVSEIANLDVKLEEKPVDVLIADFKIGESRILHWIPKESGPKVVIYSGFYLEENVRNAFGAGVMAWIRKSDPLADLERAVRNAAEGRKTIHATDEQFFKRDRFVDISDREREVLQHIYQGRSNEEIASLLKMQVTTVKTHVSHLFNKLDASSRNEAVHNAIARGLLSTPDSTPPSATS; this is translated from the coding sequence ATGGGGAAAACCAACGATATTTCGATCGGCATCATTGACGATCATCCTGCTGCTGTTTTCGGTCTTTCTGCCTTTTTTGAGGCCGGTAGAGGCCTGAAGGTTAATTGGACGGTTTCGGAAATTGCCAATTTGGATGTAAAGTTGGAGGAGAAGCCCGTGGACGTTCTGATTGCCGATTTCAAGATTGGGGAGAGTCGTATTCTCCATTGGATCCCCAAGGAGTCCGGGCCGAAGGTGGTGATCTACTCGGGGTTTTACCTCGAAGAGAATGTGCGGAACGCATTTGGGGCCGGAGTAATGGCTTGGATTCGCAAATCCGATCCTCTGGCGGATTTGGAGCGTGCGGTCCGGAATGCGGCAGAAGGCCGTAAGACGATTCACGCGACCGACGAACAGTTTTTCAAACGAGACCGATTTGTTGATATCTCTGATCGTGAGCGCGAAGTGCTGCAGCATATTTATCAGGGGCGATCAAACGAAGAGATCGCTAGCCTTCTCAAGATGCAGGTGACGACGGTCAAAACCCACGTTTCGCATTTATTTAACAAACTGGACGCCTCAAGTCGGAACGAGGCAGTTCATAATGCGATTGCCAGAGGCCTGCTCTCGACCCCCGACTCGACTCCTCCTTCGGCGACCTCGTAA
- a CDS encoding TVP38/TMEM64 family protein, translating into MKISAKKTIVYGIIILAIAGLIILLYQLPLGEVREDVQEWISDSGRWGMLWYFLIGTVLSVVFCPISPIIFSAGLLFGFPIGFGLALGVLAAGSLIGFLLGGQIWNRIQHLSFAQNRWFQAIQSSVKDDGVTIVALLRMTPFLQFTLANFFFGTLSLKTIPFTIASVIGMVPGAILMVYAGSLARSAFGDGELGIWQWILFGVGIGVFIFVSARVTTKTRAALKKSSEDDEP; encoded by the coding sequence ATGAAGATCAGCGCAAAGAAAACGATCGTATACGGCATCATCATTCTGGCGATTGCCGGGCTGATCATCCTCCTCTACCAACTCCCTCTTGGAGAAGTCCGTGAGGACGTCCAGGAATGGATATCCGATTCGGGGCGTTGGGGCATGCTTTGGTATTTCCTGATCGGAACGGTTCTCTCCGTCGTTTTCTGTCCGATTTCCCCCATTATCTTTTCCGCGGGGCTCCTCTTCGGTTTCCCCATTGGCTTTGGCTTAGCCTTGGGCGTTCTCGCAGCGGGCTCTCTGATCGGCTTCCTACTAGGAGGCCAGATATGGAATCGCATTCAGCACCTCTCCTTCGCACAAAACCGTTGGTTTCAGGCGATTCAATCCTCGGTCAAGGATGACGGCGTAACCATCGTTGCCCTTTTGCGGATGACGCCATTCCTGCAGTTCACACTCGCCAATTTTTTCTTTGGAACCCTCTCTCTCAAGACGATTCCTTTCACCATCGCGAGCGTCATCGGCATGGTGCCCGGTGCCATCCTGATGGTCTATGCGGGATCTCTCGCACGATCCGCATTCGGGGATGGCGAGCTGGGAATCTGGCAGTGGATCCTCTTCGGGGTTGGGATCGGAGTCTTTATCTTTGTCAGCGCCAGGGTGACGACCAAGACCCGAGCGGCTTTGAAAAAATCGTCCGAAGACGATGAACCGTAG